One segment of Mycoplasma sp. E35C DNA contains the following:
- a CDS encoding lipoprotein 17-related variable surface protein, which yields MTKKKNIFKFISLLGISSVITTTIASCSNNNNRSIISDENQVNEFFNNLKEEDFVLTDNQNTIDKTNTSVKNIDANHFTLKDDKLISPEWTKEISIVSKDPSKGEVVIKVVYSNRKSNQSKTTKNITIRGFQTEEHNNQQTLSDAVNKLNANSFEWVDNNQKLDIATKKASEVKNNIVKLKANAIDAKLLANWTVSYQLTNANDTKGSLDLTVKFSQQSQQDITKKITIHGFKSISLDIANKILVNTKINEDQKTTVKALKLDTAGFKNLVTLNKEVTSNGVKTNGFNELFTKIFNDSAKKLTQDKDGVDSSDLYLSGSFKVQSAYKENKDDWQLTYHLVSKDDNNPVLIKSKKNANIEIAVDNLVIKDLLPDSIHVFVSSVFTNETTFDAKNRDQSNVDAYKELAKTDSTYKYDAKTNQISINIEGDKPYTINPIKIPYIGANNTEQVLFKVQYIFDGTKIYISDIFGTKLRVKKVLTEKDKSSVAISSEELTKIDSKLSIYWLNTERNPRDIDGGGDFFWKGGLDENLITSTEKSLGIPQLLHVTGNTKFIINDDKGTNYLLYPRISYKEAKDRTNYLWLNAVTILHISAKENKPAESTAKPS from the coding sequence ATGACAAAAAAGAAGAATATTTTTAAATTTATTAGTTTACTAGGTATAAGTTCAGTTATTACTACAACGATTGCTAGTTGTAGTAATAACAACAATAGATCGATTATTTCAGATGAAAATCAAGTTAATGAATTTTTCAATAATTTAAAAGAAGAAGATTTTGTTCTAACTGATAATCAAAACACGATCGACAAAACTAACACTTCAGTTAAAAATATTGATGCTAACCACTTTACACTAAAAGATGACAAACTAATTAGTCCAGAATGGACTAAAGAAATAAGCATTGTTTCAAAAGATCCATCAAAAGGTGAAGTTGTAATTAAAGTTGTTTATTCTAATAGAAAATCTAATCAATCTAAAACAACAAAGAATATTACTATTAGAGGTTTTCAAACAGAAGAACACAACAATCAACAAACTCTAAGTGATGCAGTTAACAAACTTAATGCTAATAGTTTTGAGTGAGTTGATAATAATCAAAAACTTGATATAGCTACTAAAAAAGCTAGTGAAGTTAAAAATAATATCGTTAAGTTAAAAGCTAACGCTATTGATGCTAAGTTATTAGCTAATTGAACAGTTAGTTATCAATTAACTAATGCTAATGACACTAAAGGTTCATTAGATTTAACTGTTAAATTTTCTCAACAATCTCAACAAGATATTACTAAGAAAATTACAATCCATGGATTCAAATCAATTAGCTTAGATATTGCTAATAAAATCTTAGTTAATACAAAGATTAATGAAGATCAAAAAACAACAGTTAAGGCTTTAAAATTAGATACAGCAGGATTTAAGAATTTAGTTACATTAAATAAAGAAGTTACATCTAACGGTGTTAAAACTAATGGCTTTAATGAGTTATTTACTAAGATCTTTAATGATAGTGCTAAGAAATTAACTCAAGATAAAGATGGTGTAGATTCATCTGATCTTTATTTATCTGGATCATTTAAAGTTCAATCAGCTTATAAAGAAAATAAAGATGACTGACAACTAACTTATCACCTTGTTTCAAAAGATGATAATAATCCAGTTCTTATTAAATCTAAGAAGAATGCAAACATTGAGATTGCGGTTGATAATTTAGTTATCAAAGACTTATTACCTGATTCAATTCATGTCTTTGTATCAAGTGTGTTTACTAATGAAACTACTTTTGATGCTAAGAATCGTGATCAATCAAACGTTGATGCTTATAAAGAATTAGCAAAAACTGATAGCACATATAAATATGATGCTAAAACTAACCAAATTAGCATTAATATTGAAGGCGATAAACCATATACGATCAACCCAATTAAGATTCCTTATATTGGTGCAAATAATACTGAACAAGTATTGTTTAAGGTTCAATACATTTTTGATGGAACTAAGATCTATATATCTGATATTTTTGGAACAAAATTAAGAGTTAAGAAAGTTTTAACTGAAAAAGATAAAAGTTCTGTTGCCATTAGTTCTGAAGAACTAACTAAAATTGATTCTAAGTTAAGTATTTACTGATTAAACACCGAAAGAAATCCTAGAGATATTGATGGTGGAGGTGACTTCTTCTGAAAAGGTGGGCTTGATGAAAATTTAATTACATCAACAGAAAAAAGCCTGGGAATTCCACAATTGCTTCATGTAACAGGTAACACCAAGTTCATTATTAACGATGATAAAGGAACAAATTACTTGTTATACCCAAGAATCTCATACAAAGAAGCAAAAGATCGAACTAACTATTTATGACTAAATGCTGTAACAATCTTACACATTTCAGCCAAAGAAAATAAACCAGCAGAAAGCACTGCTAAACCAAGTTAA
- a CDS encoding lipoprotein 17-related variable surface protein has protein sequence MKKKNIFKLFSLLGLGSVVGLAAASCAEASKDVSKTDAEKVLNALTEANIESYKKGSNGQDEKITAKAEVETKDISKFELVKAEKDKLTGWTVTTTASATDINATDAAAGEIKVTVKAVKGSENASKEIKVTGFKHTVKAETETGTGTGTGTGTGAGTEQEQQKEATKDDADKFLKALTKESFNVAKELTAANATKESFPLTEDAKSKLPKDWEFSVTKVDKVNDNSSKLTLSLAKKDATDEKDKASLEFTYDFTAASSTQQSGSSQK, from the coding sequence ATGAAAAAGAAAAATATTTTTAAATTATTTAGTCTACTAGGACTAGGTTCAGTAGTTGGTTTAGCTGCTGCTAGCTGTGCTGAAGCTTCTAAAGATGTTTCAAAAACTGACGCTGAAAAAGTTTTAAACGCATTAACTGAAGCTAACATTGAATCTTACAAAAAAGGTTCTAATGGTCAAGATGAAAAAATCACTGCAAAAGCTGAAGTTGAAACTAAAGATATTTCTAAATTTGAATTAGTTAAAGCAGAAAAAGACAAACTTACTGGTTGAACAGTAACAACAACTGCTAGTGCAACTGATATCAACGCTACTGATGCTGCAGCTGGTGAAATCAAAGTAACTGTTAAAGCTGTTAAAGGAAGTGAAAATGCTTCTAAAGAAATTAAGGTTACTGGATTCAAACACACAGTTAAAGCTGAAACTGAAACTGGAACAGGAACTGGCACTGGCACTGGAACAGGCGCTGGAACAGAACAAGAACAACAAAAAGAAGCTACTAAAGATGATGCTGATAAATTCTTAAAAGCATTAACTAAAGAAAGCTTCAATGTTGCAAAAGAATTAACAGCTGCTAATGCTACAAAAGAAAGCTTCCCATTAACAGAAGATGCTAAATCTAAATTACCAAAAGATTGAGAATTCTCTGTTACAAAAGTAGATAAAGTTAATGACAATTCATCTAAATTAACTTTAAGCCTAGCTAAAAAAGATGCTACTGATGAAAAAGATAAAGCAAGCTTAGAATTCACTTACGACTTCACTGCTGCTTCATCTACACAACAAAGCGGAAGCTCACAAAAATAA
- a CDS encoding lipoprotein 17-related variable surface protein — MKKKNIFKLFSLLGLGSVVGLAAASCAEASKDVSKVDAEKVVNALAEANIESYKKGSNNQDEKITTKGEVETKDVTKFDLVKTEKDKLSGWTVTTAATANTINEADAALGKIKVTVKAVKGNDTVSKEIEVTGFKKTVKAETDDKKDDGKKEEVPPQKDEPKPEAEVSKQDAEKVLKELTTNDFDVAKDTMAESATKENFTLKNESKTKVPNGWTISVDEAKPDKAKKQVTVTVSFTNSKKTDEKVTRTDLVFTLEK, encoded by the coding sequence ATGAAAAAGAAAAATATTTTTAAATTATTTAGTCTATTAGGACTAGGTTCAGTAGTTGGTCTTGCGGCTGCTAGCTGTGCTGAAGCTTCTAAAGATGTTTCAAAAGTTGATGCTGAAAAAGTTGTAAACGCATTAGCTGAAGCTAACATTGAATCTTACAAAAAAGGTTCTAACAACCAAGACGAAAAAATCACTACAAAAGGTGAAGTTGAAACTAAAGATGTTACTAAATTTGATTTAGTTAAAACAGAAAAAGATAAACTTTCTGGTTGAACAGTAACAACTGCTGCTACAGCTAATACTATTAATGAAGCTGATGCTGCATTAGGTAAAATCAAAGTAACTGTTAAAGCTGTAAAAGGAAACGACACAGTTTCTAAAGAAATCGAAGTTACAGGATTTAAGAAAACTGTAAAAGCTGAAACTGATGACAAAAAAGATGACGGCAAAAAAGAAGAAGTTCCTCCACAAAAAGATGAACCTAAACCTGAAGCTGAAGTTTCAAAACAAGATGCTGAAAAAGTATTAAAAGAATTAACAACTAATGACTTTGATGTTGCAAAAGATACTATGGCTGAAAGTGCAACTAAAGAAAACTTCACTCTTAAGAACGAATCTAAAACTAAGGTTCCTAATGGTTGAACAATTTCAGTTGATGAAGCTAAACCAGACAAGGCAAAAAAACAAGTTACTGTTACTGTAAGTTTCACTAATAGCAAGAAAACTGATGAAAAAGTAACACGCACAGACTTAGTTTTCACATTAGAAAAATAA